One genomic segment of Streptomyces caniferus includes these proteins:
- a CDS encoding PucR family transcriptional regulator, giving the protein MRLRALLDTHTLGLRLLGGEEELDRTVRGVMTTDLRDPSRYLSGGELVLTGLAWRREPEDSERFVRILATAGVAGLAAGEAELGSVPDDLVQACLRHRLPLFSVVEDVSFASITEHVVRQVSSERAGDLAAVVDRHRRLMTSGPTGGGPEVVLDLLGSDLDLRAWVLSPTGRQIAGSTLADSGPELSGELAARLAGEHLAAARTGRRGPHRVTIEGGGAQRPDEGRGPGDGSGGSTFSLFPIRHEGRDLRRTLLSDWLLAVEADAGDWPDERLDLLHGVTQLIVVERDRRDAARTVRRRLAQEVLELVQTGAPPAEIAARLRVAAPVLLPGLGAAPHWQIVVARVEWEDGDVPGGPVAQSLLEEMLVDPGTFGPEPSDRIAVAHTGDEAVALVPLPVPDEPDEASTTGLHADELLSVVREPLGRGLADDGRLTVGVSAAVHSAEGLRGALEEARHARRVAAARPGRVCAAGHEELASHVLLLPFVPDDVRRAFTARLLDPLRDYDRKHRAELIPTLEAFLDCDGSWTRCASRLHLHVNTLRYRVGRIEQLTGRDLARLEDKLDFFLALRMS; this is encoded by the coding sequence ATGCGGCTCCGCGCACTCCTGGACACTCACACCCTGGGCCTTCGCCTGCTCGGGGGCGAGGAAGAGCTGGACCGCACGGTCCGCGGCGTGATGACCACCGACCTGCGCGACCCCAGCCGCTACCTCTCCGGTGGCGAACTGGTGCTGACGGGGCTGGCGTGGCGCCGTGAACCGGAGGACTCCGAGCGGTTCGTCCGCATCCTGGCCACCGCCGGGGTCGCCGGGCTCGCGGCGGGCGAGGCGGAGCTGGGCTCGGTCCCCGACGACCTCGTCCAGGCCTGTCTCCGGCACCGGCTGCCGCTGTTCTCCGTCGTCGAGGACGTCTCGTTCGCCTCCATCACCGAGCATGTCGTCCGCCAGGTCTCCAGCGAACGGGCCGGCGATCTGGCGGCCGTGGTGGACCGCCACCGCCGGCTGATGACGTCGGGGCCCACGGGCGGCGGTCCGGAAGTGGTCCTGGACCTGCTCGGCTCCGACCTGGACCTGCGGGCCTGGGTGCTCTCCCCCACCGGCCGGCAGATCGCGGGCTCGACGCTGGCGGACTCCGGCCCCGAGCTCTCCGGCGAACTGGCCGCCCGGCTCGCGGGCGAGCATCTGGCGGCGGCCCGTACGGGCCGGCGGGGACCGCACCGCGTCACGATCGAGGGGGGCGGCGCGCAGCGCCCCGATGAGGGGCGGGGGCCGGGCGACGGGTCGGGCGGCTCCACCTTCTCCCTCTTCCCGATCCGCCACGAGGGCCGTGATCTGCGCCGGACGCTGCTGAGCGACTGGCTGCTGGCCGTCGAGGCGGACGCCGGCGACTGGCCCGACGAGCGGCTCGACCTGCTGCACGGGGTCACCCAGCTGATCGTCGTGGAACGCGACCGGCGCGATGCGGCCCGTACGGTCCGCCGCCGGCTCGCCCAGGAGGTGCTGGAGCTCGTCCAGACCGGTGCGCCGCCCGCCGAGATCGCGGCCCGGCTGCGGGTGGCGGCCCCGGTGCTGCTGCCCGGACTGGGCGCCGCGCCGCACTGGCAGATCGTGGTGGCCAGGGTCGAGTGGGAGGACGGCGACGTCCCCGGTGGCCCGGTGGCGCAGAGCCTGCTGGAGGAGATGCTGGTCGACCCCGGCACCTTCGGTCCGGAGCCCTCCGACCGCATCGCCGTGGCGCACACCGGCGACGAGGCGGTGGCGCTGGTGCCGCTGCCCGTCCCGGACGAGCCCGATGAGGCCTCGACGACCGGTCTGCACGCCGACGAGCTGCTCTCCGTCGTCCGCGAGCCGCTGGGCCGCGGGCTGGCGGACGACGGGCGGCTGACGGTCGGGGTGAGCGCCGCGGTCCACTCGGCGGAGGGGCTGCGCGGCGCCCTGGAGGAGGCCCGGCACGCCCGCCGGGTCGCCGCGGCCCGCCCGGGCCGGGTCTGCGCCGCCGGACACGAGGAGCTGGCCTCGCACGTCCTGCTGCTGCCCTTCGTGCCCGACGACGTCCGCCGGGCCTTCACCGCCCGCCTCCTGGACCCGCTGCGCGACTACGACCGCAAGCACCGCGCGGAGCTGATCCCCACCCTGGAGGCGTTCTTGGACTGCGACGGCTCCTGGACCCGCTGCGCCAGCCGCCTCCACCTGCACGTCAACACCCTCCGCTACCGGGTCGGCCGCATCGAGCAGCTCACCGGCCGCGATCTGGCCCGCCTGGAGGACAAGCTCGACTTCTTCCTGGCACTGCGGATGAGCTGA
- a CDS encoding FAD binding domain-containing protein, which translates to MDFLRPASWEEALAAKAEHPTAVPIAGGTDVMVEINFDHRRPEYLLDLNRIGELSEWEVGEKTVRLGASVPYTQIMENLRAELPGLALASHTVASPQIRNRGGVGGNLGTASPAGDAHPALLAAGCEVEVESVRGRRMIPIDDFYVGVKRNAMEPDELIRSVHLPKADGPQQFSKVGTRNAMVIAVCAFGIALHPETRTVRTGIGSAAPTPVRAREAEDFLAAALEEGGFWESAGALPPSVAKQFAQLASGACNPIDDVRGSAKYRRHAVGIMARRTLGWTWESYRGNERSAQCA; encoded by the coding sequence ATGGACTTCCTTCGCCCCGCCAGCTGGGAGGAGGCGCTCGCCGCCAAGGCCGAGCACCCTACAGCTGTGCCTATCGCGGGCGGCACGGACGTGATGGTCGAGATCAACTTCGACCACCGCCGTCCCGAGTACCTGCTCGACCTGAACCGCATCGGTGAACTGAGCGAGTGGGAGGTCGGCGAGAAGACCGTGCGCCTGGGCGCCTCCGTCCCGTACACCCAGATCATGGAGAACCTGCGGGCCGAACTCCCGGGCCTGGCCCTGGCCTCGCACACGGTGGCCTCCCCGCAGATCCGCAACCGCGGCGGCGTCGGCGGCAACCTCGGCACCGCCTCCCCGGCCGGCGACGCGCACCCCGCGCTGCTCGCCGCCGGCTGTGAGGTCGAGGTGGAATCCGTGCGCGGCCGCCGGATGATCCCGATCGACGACTTCTACGTGGGCGTCAAGCGCAATGCCATGGAGCCCGACGAGCTGATCCGGTCGGTGCACCTGCCCAAGGCGGACGGCCCGCAGCAGTTCTCCAAGGTCGGCACCCGCAACGCCATGGTGATCGCGGTCTGTGCCTTCGGCATCGCGCTGCACCCCGAGACCCGCACGGTGCGCACCGGCATCGGCTCCGCCGCGCCCACGCCCGTACGGGCCCGCGAGGCCGAGGACTTCCTCGCCGCGGCGCTGGAGGAGGGCGGCTTCTGGGAGTCGGCGGGCGCCCTCCCGCCGTCCGTCGCCAAGCAGTTCGCGCAGCTCGCCTCCGGCGCCTGCAACCCGATCGACGATGTGCGCGGCAGCGCCAAGTACCGCCGGCACGCGGTCGGCATCATGGCGCGCCGCACCCTCGGCTGGACCTGGGAGTCCTACCGGGGCAACGAGAGGAGCGCACAGTGCGCGTGA
- a CDS encoding (2Fe-2S)-binding protein, whose product MRVTFTVNGRRQEADDVWEGESLLYVLRERMGLPGSKNACEQGECGSCTVRLDGVPVCSCLVAAGQVEGRDVVTVEGLADFARQRAEGGGCASGACGTSIDEAQRWQARPADAQSDEAADLPRETLSPIQQAFIDAGAVQCGFCTPGLLVAADELLERNDSPSDADIREALSGNLCRCTGYEKILDAVRLAAARGEDRTAGQGA is encoded by the coding sequence GTGCGCGTGACATTCACCGTCAACGGCCGCCGGCAGGAGGCCGACGACGTCTGGGAAGGCGAGAGCCTGCTGTACGTCCTCCGTGAGCGGATGGGGCTGCCGGGCTCCAAGAACGCCTGTGAGCAGGGCGAATGCGGCTCCTGCACGGTCCGTCTGGACGGTGTGCCGGTCTGTTCCTGTCTGGTCGCGGCAGGGCAGGTCGAGGGCCGCGACGTGGTGACCGTCGAGGGCCTGGCGGACTTCGCCAGGCAGCGCGCCGAGGGCGGCGGCTGTGCCTCCGGCGCCTGCGGTACGAGCATCGACGAGGCCCAGCGGTGGCAGGCCCGGCCGGCCGATGCGCAGAGCGACGAGGCCGCCGACCTCCCGCGGGAGACGCTCTCGCCGATCCAGCAGGCGTTCATCGACGCCGGCGCGGTCCAGTGCGGTTTCTGCACCCCGGGCCTGCTGGTCGCCGCCGACGAGCTGCTGGAGCGCAACGACTCCCCGTCGGACGCCGACATCCGTGAGGCGTTGTCGGGCAACCTGTGCCGCTGCACGGGCTACGAGAAGATCCTCGACGCGGTCCGGCTGGCGGCCGCCCGCGGCGAGGACCGGACCGCCGGACAGGGGGCCTGA